In Lysinibacillus sp. FSL M8-0337, the following proteins share a genomic window:
- the mraZ gene encoding division/cell wall cluster transcriptional repressor MraZ: MFMGEYQHSVDAKGRLIVPAKFREALGETFVVTRGLDNCLFGYPMDEWRKLEEKLKGLPMTKKDTRAFARFFFSGATEVEIDKQGRINIPSTLMQHAHLIKECVVLGVSNRIEIWAKDAWESYFAESEQSFNEIAENMIGFDF, from the coding sequence ATGTTCATGGGAGAATATCAACACTCTGTTGACGCAAAAGGACGATTAATCGTGCCCGCGAAATTTCGTGAAGCCTTAGGTGAAACCTTTGTTGTGACACGCGGACTTGATAATTGTTTGTTTGGCTATCCTATGGATGAATGGCGAAAACTCGAAGAAAAATTAAAAGGTTTACCGATGACAAAGAAAGATACTCGTGCTTTTGCGAGGTTCTTCTTTTCAGGGGCGACGGAAGTAGAAATAGACAAGCAAGGTCGTATTAATATTCCTTCAACTCTTATGCAACATGCTCATTTAATAAAAGAATGTGTTGTGTTAGGTGTCTCGAATCGGATTGAAATATGGGCAAAAGATGCTTGGGAAAGTTATTTTGCGGAGTCTGAACAATCTTTTAATGAAATTGCAGAAAATATGATTGGCTTTGATTTTTAA
- the rsmH gene encoding 16S rRNA (cytosine(1402)-N(4))-methyltransferase RsmH, producing MFDHTTVLLKETVDGLNIDPDGVYVDCTLGGAGHSEYLVQQLSDKGRLICFDQDTTAIENAKIRLAPYLERVTFVHSNFRYLKEELLALGIQEVDGVLYDLGVSSPQLDTPERGFSYHHDAPLDMRMDQTAALTAYHVVNDWAYEDLVRIFFRYGEEKFSKQVARKIEEARKTAPIETTGQLVELIKEGIPAAARRKGGHPAKRIFQAIRIAVNDELGAAEDSLVDAIDMINVGGRISVITFHSLEDRLCKTIFKEASSLPELPPNLPVIPDDMKPTLKLISRKPILPSEEELAVNNRARSAKLRVVEKINDKGRE from the coding sequence ATGTTCGATCATACAACCGTGCTATTAAAAGAAACTGTTGATGGGTTGAACATCGATCCTGATGGTGTATATGTGGACTGTACGCTTGGTGGAGCAGGACACAGTGAATATTTAGTACAACAATTATCTGATAAAGGTCGTCTCATTTGTTTTGACCAAGATACGACGGCCATTGAAAATGCGAAAATTCGATTAGCTCCTTATTTAGAGCGTGTAACATTTGTTCATTCGAATTTCCGCTATTTAAAAGAAGAGCTACTAGCACTTGGTATCCAAGAGGTAGATGGCGTTTTATATGATTTAGGCGTTTCTTCTCCGCAATTAGATACGCCGGAGCGTGGTTTTAGCTATCATCATGATGCACCACTCGATATGCGCATGGATCAGACGGCAGCGCTTACAGCATATCATGTCGTGAATGACTGGGCGTACGAAGATTTAGTTCGTATTTTCTTCCGTTATGGGGAAGAAAAATTTTCGAAGCAAGTTGCTCGTAAAATTGAAGAGGCTCGTAAAACTGCTCCAATTGAAACAACAGGACAGCTTGTAGAACTTATAAAAGAGGGTATACCAGCAGCGGCTCGCCGTAAAGGTGGACATCCTGCGAAGCGCATATTTCAAGCAATTCGAATTGCTGTAAATGATGAGCTAGGCGCGGCAGAGGATTCGTTAGTCGATGCGATTGATATGATTAATGTAGGTGGCCGTATTAGTGTGATTACATTCCATTCGTTGGAAGACCGCCTATGCAAGACGATTTTTAAAGAAGCGTCATCTTTACCGGAATTACCACCAAATTTACCTGTAATTCCAGATGACATGAAGCCAACTTTAAAGCTTATATCTAGAAAGCCGATTCTACCTTCTGAGGAAGAATTAGCAGTTAACAATCGAGCTCGTTCAGCGAAGCTTAGAGTGGTGGAGAAAATTAACGACAAAGGGCGTGAGTAA
- the ftsL gene encoding cell division protein FtsL, producing MAAVRVRQHQQQHVQQPITPPSPQPTIIRRKKTNQKFEKMMLLALVSIIVVLSVLVLNNQAAIQTTSMDIQKIEAEADEIAKQNVDLTVRVSELSTYENIWKKAKELGLTQNEKNVKVVPGE from the coding sequence ATGGCAGCAGTACGTGTAAGGCAGCACCAACAGCAACATGTGCAACAACCAATAACACCACCTAGTCCACAACCCACTATCATACGTCGTAAAAAAACGAACCAGAAGTTTGAAAAAATGATGCTATTAGCTTTAGTGAGTATCATAGTTGTATTGTCAGTGTTAGTTTTGAATAATCAAGCAGCGATTCAAACGACAAGTATGGACATTCAAAAAATCGAAGCAGAAGCAGATGAGATTGCAAAACAGAATGTTGACTTAACAGTTCGTGTAAGTGAACTTTCTACATACGAAAATATATGGAAAAAAGCAAAAGAACTCGGTTTAACTCAAAATGAGAAAAATGTAAAGGTAGTGCCGGGAGAATGA
- a CDS encoding penicillin-binding protein: MKKKRFRFQWGAFLLLVFYGGLFFLLFTRMITLQATGEVEGQALAAKAAAKYNKESAITANRGKIFDRNGQVIAEDTLSYRLIAVVSDKATTDEKRPHHVVDPEKTAEILSEYIKMDKEDIYKRLTKLRSDGTLPYQVEFGVAGRGINHEVMSKIKEEKLPGILFVSDLKRYYPNGVFASHLIGFALKEDNKDGTVTTKGKMGLELTYDKELTGVNGKVKYQTDAFSYLLPSSEKMVTPAKDGDNIFLTIDKTIQSFVEDAMTQVEKEYNPESMIVVVAEPKTGKILAMSQRPTFNPDTRESTNMKWLNAVIEETIEPGSTMKTFTLASAIDTGKWVPSERFMSGQYTVYDRTIRDHNQVGWGRITYLEGFQRSSNTAMANLLKSIGDDVFVDYLGKFGFGKKTGIDLPNEATGTILSKYPIQRVTTTYGQGSTVTPIQLIQAMTAIANDGKMMQPYVIDKIVDSSTGEIIQQHEPEEKGQPVSADTAKQVREILASTLTSEFGTAKDFILDEYQVAGKTGTAQIPKANGTYSWGANQFLYSFLGMAPYDDPQLIMYVSVEKPKLKGELGSVPVSKIFKPVMQNSLKHLNISPADVQHVNHTAIQDYTGQHAEAIQVELANDGLNPVIVGAGGEILEQYPKSGQKLVKGSFVFLKTAGDIALPNFTNWSLRNLLVFKSMSGLEIEVVGEGFAVSQSVSAGTVISDSAPIVVKLKTPAESFVPDVEAPSEGEIEQVDDE, translated from the coding sequence ATGAAAAAAAAGAGATTTCGATTCCAATGGGGAGCCTTTCTATTACTAGTTTTTTATGGAGGGCTCTTTTTTCTATTATTCACGCGAATGATTACATTACAAGCGACAGGTGAAGTGGAAGGACAAGCGCTCGCTGCAAAAGCAGCGGCTAAATATAACAAAGAAAGTGCAATCACAGCAAACCGAGGCAAAATTTTTGATAGAAATGGACAAGTTATAGCTGAAGATACGCTTAGTTATCGACTCATTGCCGTAGTTAGTGATAAGGCTACTACAGATGAAAAGAGACCCCATCATGTTGTAGACCCTGAAAAAACGGCAGAAATCTTAAGTGAATATATCAAAATGGATAAAGAGGATATTTATAAAAGGCTAACGAAGCTCCGCAGTGATGGAACTTTGCCATATCAGGTGGAGTTTGGTGTGGCAGGTAGAGGCATTAACCATGAAGTCATGAGCAAAATTAAAGAAGAAAAATTACCTGGGATTTTGTTTGTTAGCGATTTAAAACGCTATTATCCGAATGGTGTTTTTGCTTCACATTTAATTGGTTTTGCTCTGAAAGAAGACAATAAGGACGGCACCGTAACGACGAAAGGGAAAATGGGGTTAGAACTTACCTATGACAAGGAGTTAACGGGTGTTAATGGCAAAGTAAAATATCAAACCGATGCCTTTAGTTACTTATTACCAAGCAGTGAAAAAATGGTGACACCTGCAAAAGATGGCGATAATATCTTTTTAACAATTGATAAAACGATTCAAAGTTTCGTAGAGGATGCTATGACGCAAGTTGAGAAAGAATATAATCCCGAGTCCATGATTGTCGTTGTAGCTGAACCGAAAACAGGGAAAATATTAGCGATGTCACAGCGTCCAACTTTTAATCCCGATACACGTGAAAGTACGAATATGAAGTGGCTTAACGCTGTAATTGAAGAAACCATTGAACCAGGTTCGACGATGAAGACATTCACGCTTGCTTCTGCCATCGACACTGGTAAATGGGTGCCATCTGAAAGATTTATGTCTGGGCAATATACAGTGTATGACCGAACAATTCGTGATCATAACCAAGTAGGTTGGGGTAGAATTACGTACCTAGAAGGTTTCCAACGTTCATCTAATACAGCAATGGCCAATTTATTAAAAAGTATTGGTGATGATGTATTTGTTGATTACTTAGGTAAATTCGGTTTTGGTAAGAAAACAGGCATTGATTTACCGAATGAAGCAACGGGTACGATTTTATCGAAATATCCAATTCAACGTGTGACAACGACTTATGGACAAGGTTCAACCGTGACACCGATACAGCTAATCCAAGCGATGACAGCGATTGCGAATGACGGTAAGATGATGCAGCCGTATGTTATCGATAAGATTGTAGATTCATCAACTGGTGAAATTATCCAACAACATGAGCCGGAAGAAAAAGGTCAACCAGTGTCAGCAGATACAGCAAAACAAGTACGTGAAATTCTTGCTTCGACATTAACATCAGAGTTTGGGACAGCGAAGGACTTTATCCTTGATGAATACCAAGTAGCTGGTAAAACGGGTACAGCCCAAATACCAAAGGCAAACGGAACCTATTCATGGGGAGCCAATCAGTTCTTGTATTCATTCCTAGGAATGGCGCCATATGATGATCCGCAACTCATTATGTATGTGTCGGTGGAAAAACCAAAGCTTAAAGGTGAGCTAGGTTCTGTACCAGTTTCCAAAATATTTAAGCCAGTTATGCAAAATAGTTTAAAACATTTAAATATCAGCCCTGCTGATGTTCAGCATGTAAATCATACAGCTATACAAGATTATACTGGTCAGCATGCAGAAGCTATTCAAGTTGAACTGGCAAACGATGGATTAAATCCAGTAATTGTTGGAGCTGGAGGAGAAATTTTAGAACAATATCCGAAAAGCGGCCAAAAACTTGTCAAAGGTAGTTTTGTCTTTTTGAAAACAGCAGGGGATATTGCATTGCCAAACTTTACAAACTGGTCATTACGTAATCTATTAGTTTTTAAATCCATGTCAGGTCTAGAAATTGAAGTTGTTGGAGAGGGCTTTGCAGTCAGTCAAAGTGTATCTGCAGGTACAGTGATTTCAGATAGTGCGCCAATTGTAGTGAAGTTGAAAACACCTGCTGAAAGCTTCGTACCAGACGTTGAAGCACCGTCCGAAGGAGAAATTGAACAGGTAGATGATGAATAG
- a CDS encoding stage V sporulation protein D, whose amino-acid sequence MKWISIHSKKRLRILYVLFLCVAVAIVIRLFVLQVFDQKELTQKAEENWDREIPFANERGHITDRDGNSIVTNKLAPTLYFMPSQSKDIAGAAAKIAQVLEVDQQKLLEKMQKKAYLVKLAPEGKNISYEKAVQLQGMQIEGLYSGVDYSRDYPYGTLLSRFLGFTGYDAQGLAGIEYEYDKLLRANSSAIRLFTDAKGNNLPNVASAWKAGEDGATIELTIDVDVQQVVERELSQAMERYEADQAMAVAMNPNTGEILALASYPTFHPAEYQQVEPAIYNRNLPVWMTYEPGSTFKIITLSAALEENLVDLEKDTFYDQGFTMVAGARLRCWKREGHGHETFLEVVQNSCNPGFIELGQRLGSERLLQYIKDFGFGEKTGSNIAGEASGILFSKEAFGPVEQATTSFGQGVAVTPIQQVQAVAAAVNGGKLYTPYVVKKIFNPDTGETINETEPVIKRQVIREETSAKVREALESVVAKGSGRQAYRDGLRIGGKTGTAQKVENGRYKDGEYIVSFIGFAPADNPQIVVYVAVDNPKKTTQFGGVVAAPIVGQIIEDVAPFIGIEKSKEQLEKDYRWGDPLTVKVPSFIGQTKDDIAKQHYPFRIEWHGEGAKIGSQLPEVDSVIKQDGTIHLYLVN is encoded by the coding sequence ATGAAGTGGATTTCTATCCATTCCAAAAAACGTTTACGTATTTTATATGTTTTGTTTTTGTGTGTAGCTGTTGCGATAGTTATTCGGTTATTTGTGTTACAAGTATTTGACCAAAAAGAATTGACACAGAAAGCAGAAGAAAACTGGGATCGTGAAATTCCATTTGCCAATGAGCGAGGACATATTACGGACAGGGATGGTAATAGTATTGTGACCAATAAGCTGGCGCCTACCTTATATTTTATGCCTTCGCAAAGTAAAGATATTGCAGGAGCAGCCGCAAAAATAGCACAGGTACTCGAAGTAGACCAACAAAAACTGTTGGAAAAGATGCAGAAAAAGGCGTACTTAGTAAAGCTAGCACCTGAAGGGAAAAATATTTCCTACGAGAAAGCTGTTCAACTACAAGGCATGCAAATTGAGGGATTATATAGTGGTGTAGATTACTCAAGAGACTATCCTTATGGCACGCTTCTATCGCGATTTTTAGGTTTTACAGGATATGATGCACAAGGGCTAGCAGGTATAGAATATGAGTATGACAAACTATTGCGAGCAAATTCTTCAGCTATACGGCTTTTTACAGATGCCAAAGGTAATAACTTACCCAATGTTGCAAGTGCATGGAAAGCAGGAGAAGATGGGGCAACAATCGAGCTAACGATTGATGTCGATGTACAGCAAGTCGTTGAACGTGAATTATCACAGGCAATGGAACGTTATGAAGCAGATCAGGCAATGGCGGTAGCAATGAATCCTAATACAGGTGAAATACTAGCTTTAGCCTCCTATCCAACCTTTCATCCGGCTGAATATCAGCAGGTCGAGCCTGCTATCTATAATCGGAATTTGCCAGTATGGATGACCTATGAGCCAGGTTCTACATTCAAAATTATTACGCTTAGTGCTGCTTTAGAAGAGAACTTGGTGGACTTGGAGAAGGATACTTTTTACGATCAAGGCTTTACAATGGTTGCCGGTGCTAGATTGCGCTGTTGGAAGCGTGAAGGTCACGGACATGAAACGTTTTTAGAAGTTGTACAAAATTCTTGTAACCCTGGTTTTATCGAATTAGGTCAACGTTTGGGCAGTGAAAGATTATTACAGTATATTAAAGACTTTGGTTTTGGAGAAAAAACAGGTTCCAATATTGCTGGTGAAGCTTCAGGGATACTATTTTCGAAAGAGGCATTTGGCCCTGTAGAACAAGCGACCACTTCATTCGGTCAAGGGGTAGCCGTAACACCGATCCAGCAGGTGCAAGCAGTAGCTGCTGCGGTCAATGGGGGCAAGCTGTATACGCCGTATGTTGTAAAGAAAATATTTAATCCCGATACGGGTGAAACGATTAATGAAACAGAACCAGTTATTAAAAGACAAGTAATTCGTGAAGAAACGTCTGCAAAAGTACGTGAAGCATTAGAGTCGGTAGTAGCGAAGGGATCAGGTCGACAAGCGTATCGAGATGGTCTGCGTATTGGGGGTAAAACAGGTACAGCACAAAAAGTTGAAAATGGCCGGTATAAAGATGGCGAGTATATCGTATCTTTTATAGGCTTTGCACCAGCGGATAATCCGCAAATTGTCGTATACGTAGCGGTAGATAATCCGAAGAAAACAACACAATTTGGTGGCGTGGTAGCGGCTCCGATTGTTGGTCAAATTATTGAAGATGTAGCTCCTTTTATTGGTATTGAAAAATCAAAGGAACAGCTTGAAAAGGATTATCGTTGGGGTGACCCGCTTACTGTGAAAGTACCAAGTTTTATTGGTCAAACGAAGGATGACATTGCCAAGCAACATTATCCATTCCGTATCGAATGGCATGGAGAAGGAGCTAAAATTGGTAGTCAATTACCTGAAGTGGATAGTGTTATCAAACAAGACGGCACCATTCATTTATATTTAGTGAACTAA
- the mraY gene encoding phospho-N-acetylmuramoyl-pentapeptide-transferase, whose product MKLATTLTILAIAFIVTVILAPISIPLLRRLKFGQSIREEGPKSHMKKAGTPTMGGIIFLIAIILTTVGIGSFLDLFTSQTVVLLLVLVGFGLIGFLDDGLKVIFKRNLGLTSIQKLIGQIVIAILAYFLLHASSFDTTLAIPFTDWTIDLGIFYVAFLIFWLVGFSNAVNLTDGLDGLVAGTASIAFAAFGVIALFQDQADIALFTFAVTGALLGFLLFNANPAKVFMGDTGSLALGGALAMVSVLVKEEFLLVLVGLVFVIETLSVILQVGSFKIRKKRIFKMSPIHHHFELSGWSEWKVVLVFWSTALAVALIAVLSEAF is encoded by the coding sequence ATGAAACTCGCAACAACGCTTACCATTTTAGCTATTGCTTTTATAGTAACAGTTATCTTGGCACCAATTAGTATTCCACTTCTTCGTCGATTGAAGTTTGGGCAAAGTATTCGTGAAGAAGGACCAAAATCGCACATGAAAAAAGCAGGTACACCAACGATGGGAGGCATTATCTTTTTAATCGCCATCATCCTTACAACAGTTGGCATTGGAAGCTTTTTAGATTTATTCACCTCACAAACCGTGGTCCTTTTACTTGTGCTCGTAGGCTTTGGCTTGATTGGCTTTTTAGATGACGGCTTGAAGGTTATCTTTAAACGCAATCTAGGGTTAACATCTATTCAAAAGTTAATAGGGCAAATTGTCATTGCAATACTTGCATACTTCTTATTACACGCAAGTTCTTTTGATACAACGTTAGCTATTCCTTTTACAGACTGGACAATTGATCTTGGTATTTTTTATGTAGCGTTTTTAATTTTCTGGTTAGTTGGTTTTTCTAATGCTGTCAACCTAACGGATGGTCTAGACGGGCTTGTGGCAGGTACAGCATCTATTGCTTTTGCGGCATTCGGTGTTATTGCACTATTCCAAGATCAAGCTGATATCGCTTTATTTACATTTGCGGTAACAGGTGCTTTGTTAGGGTTTTTACTATTCAATGCAAACCCTGCAAAGGTATTTATGGGGGATACTGGTTCACTTGCACTCGGTGGTGCATTAGCGATGGTATCTGTCTTAGTTAAAGAAGAGTTTTTACTTGTATTAGTTGGATTAGTGTTTGTGATTGAAACACTATCTGTCATTTTGCAGGTGGGTAGCTTTAAAATTCGCAAAAAACGTATTTTTAAGATGAGTCCTATCCACCATCATTTTGAATTATCAGGTTGGTCAGAATGGAAAGTTGTACTTGTCTTTTGGTCAACTGCTTTAGCAGTAGCATTGATTGCAGTCTTATCGGAGGCGTTCTAA
- the murD gene encoding UDP-N-acetylmuramoyl-L-alanine--D-glutamate ligase, which produces MREYTDLQHKKVLVLGLAKSGVAAAEILHELGAFVTVNDSKPFDESPDAQGLLQKGITVICGRHPEDLLDEGFEIVVKNPGIPYSNNIVADAIKREIPVWTEIELAYLISDAPFIGITGSNGKTTTTTLIFEMLENGAKKPLIAGNIGTVACGVAKEAQEDNVIVTELSSFQLMGTKTFKPKISILTNLYDAHLDYHGTFDNYAEAKFGVTRNQDETDYFIFNADQPIVVGYAAKSNAKKVPFSSKGRTEQGISADDTTIYWQGEPFMDRASIALPGKHNLENILAAVAACILIGCEKAKMEEVLAKFGGVRHRTQFVREWNGRKIYNDSKATNCLATKSALDAFQAPVILLAGGLDRGHSFEELRPCMGHVKGVVAFGETGLRFVEFAKSCGVPQTVIAQNVEDAVHYAAPMSAEGDVILLSPACASWDQYDSFEIRGDVFIDAVMKL; this is translated from the coding sequence ATGAGAGAGTATACAGATTTACAACATAAAAAAGTCCTTGTTTTAGGCCTAGCTAAAAGTGGTGTTGCAGCAGCGGAGATTTTACATGAGCTTGGCGCCTTTGTGACAGTCAATGATTCTAAGCCGTTTGATGAAAGTCCTGATGCACAAGGTCTATTGCAAAAAGGAATTACCGTTATTTGTGGTCGTCATCCAGAGGATTTACTGGATGAAGGCTTTGAAATAGTCGTTAAAAATCCAGGTATCCCTTACAGCAATAATATCGTAGCAGATGCGATAAAACGTGAAATTCCTGTATGGACAGAAATAGAGCTTGCCTATTTAATTAGTGATGCACCATTTATCGGTATTACAGGTTCTAATGGTAAAACGACAACGACGACATTAATATTCGAAATGCTGGAAAATGGTGCGAAGAAGCCATTAATCGCAGGTAATATTGGGACAGTAGCTTGTGGTGTGGCAAAAGAAGCACAAGAAGATAATGTCATTGTGACAGAGCTTTCGTCTTTCCAACTGATGGGCACTAAAACATTTAAACCAAAAATTTCTATATTAACAAATCTTTATGATGCACACCTTGATTATCACGGTACGTTTGATAACTATGCTGAAGCAAAATTTGGCGTAACACGCAATCAAGATGAAACAGATTATTTCATTTTCAATGCGGATCAGCCGATTGTTGTAGGCTATGCTGCAAAATCCAATGCAAAGAAAGTGCCGTTTTCTTCGAAGGGACGTACCGAGCAAGGGATTAGCGCTGATGATACAACAATCTATTGGCAAGGTGAACCGTTTATGGACAGAGCGAGTATTGCGTTGCCGGGTAAACATAATTTAGAAAATATTTTAGCGGCAGTAGCAGCTTGTATATTGATTGGCTGCGAAAAAGCTAAAATGGAAGAAGTTTTAGCTAAATTTGGAGGTGTTCGTCACCGTACCCAATTTGTCCGTGAGTGGAATGGTCGAAAAATTTACAATGATTCTAAAGCAACTAATTGTCTAGCTACGAAAAGTGCGCTAGATGCATTCCAAGCACCCGTTATTTTGCTAGCGGGTGGTTTAGACCGTGGACATTCTTTTGAAGAGTTACGACCTTGCATGGGGCATGTCAAAGGTGTAGTAGCATTCGGTGAAACGGGCTTACGCTTTGTAGAATTTGCTAAGTCTTGTGGTGTTCCACAAACGGTCATTGCTCAAAATGTAGAAGATGCGGTACATTATGCCGCACCAATGTCTGCAGAGGGAGATGTTATTTTACTATCACCTGCATGTGCAAGTTGGGATCAATATGACAGCTTTGAAATCCGCGGGGATGTTTTTATTGATGCTGTAATGAAGCTGTAA
- the ftsW gene encoding putative lipid II flippase FtsW, with amino-acid sequence MALLRGKESYLLLVTTLMLSVIGIIFVYSAGTYWSAVHYSGKMPFYMKQSLYFGVGIVVFLITIRLEILKEQSFWKMAYLFSLVLLVLVLIPGIGLERNGSQSWIGVGPLTIQPAELTKITVLVYMSHILAQHKTGTPVVNWRHAVIVIIPVALIMLQPDFGSVFILVVSVFLLLFVAGYPLKLYAMIMVAGVAGLVGLIATAPYRLKRIEAFLDPWADPLVSGFQAVQSLMAIGPAGIFGHGFGQSRQKFLYLPEPQNDFIYAIILEEIGLVGGLVILALFVLTIYAGYKFAVQAKSRTSYYAIIGLVTMLTVQAFLNIAVVIGLVPVTGVTLPFISYGGTSLVTMWLIIGIIYQLAK; translated from the coding sequence ATGGCATTACTGAGAGGGAAAGAAAGCTATTTATTGCTCGTCACAACTTTGATGCTATCAGTAATCGGCATTATTTTCGTCTATTCTGCAGGTACCTATTGGAGTGCCGTTCATTATAGTGGAAAAATGCCGTTTTATATGAAACAAAGTTTGTATTTTGGGGTAGGCATTGTCGTGTTTTTGATCACGATTCGATTAGAAATCTTGAAAGAGCAATCCTTTTGGAAGATGGCTTATCTATTTTCGTTGGTTTTACTTGTCCTTGTTCTTATACCAGGGATTGGTCTTGAGCGAAATGGTTCACAAAGTTGGATTGGTGTAGGACCATTAACAATACAACCTGCTGAACTAACGAAAATTACCGTTCTTGTTTACATGAGTCATATCTTGGCGCAACATAAAACCGGAACACCAGTAGTAAATTGGCGTCATGCCGTCATAGTAATAATACCGGTTGCACTGATTATGCTTCAGCCCGATTTTGGCTCTGTTTTTATACTCGTTGTCTCTGTTTTTTTACTGTTATTTGTGGCAGGGTATCCGTTAAAACTTTATGCAATGATTATGGTAGCGGGAGTTGCTGGATTAGTAGGATTGATTGCAACGGCACCGTATCGACTTAAACGAATTGAAGCGTTTCTTGATCCATGGGCCGACCCTTTAGTCAGTGGATTTCAGGCTGTACAATCGTTAATGGCAATTGGTCCAGCAGGGATTTTTGGACATGGCTTTGGCCAAAGTAGACAAAAGTTTTTGTATTTACCTGAACCACAAAATGATTTTATTTATGCGATTATTTTAGAAGAAATCGGTTTAGTAGGTGGACTTGTTATTTTAGCGCTGTTTGTGTTGACAATTTACGCTGGTTATAAATTTGCAGTACAGGCTAAATCAAGAACATCCTATTACGCCATTATTGGACTTGTGACAATGTTAACGGTGCAGGCATTTTTAAATATTGCAGTAGTTATCGGTTTGGTTCCTGTAACCGGTGTCACATTACCTTTTATTAGCTATGGTGGAACATCTTTAGTAACAATGTGGTTAATAATAGGTATTATTTATCAATTAGCGAAATAA
- a CDS encoding FtsQ-type POTRA domain-containing protein, whose translation MEKVIDIEDRIPTLKLRRKKRTNRKFIVLILLFFLVLAVLLYFQSPYSDIKNITVNGAKLADEQYYLDASTLAPGKSMWGFTVKDVEQAILKDKWVQEVQVKRKWLRGVTINIKEWKKVAYLAGDGTYYPLLENGKKFEQAGDNIPIDAPVFIGITGEKTINKLVEQLARLKPEVLALISQVNTNSNEANPNAVKLYMNDGYEVRAVIPTLAEKLNYYPSIVAQIADLEKGVIDIEVGSYYRPFNDEYNKVNIDMEDNPDGKVANQEVNEDEQQETE comes from the coding sequence ATGGAGAAAGTAATTGATATAGAAGATCGCATACCTACGCTAAAACTGCGACGAAAAAAGCGTACAAATCGTAAATTCATAGTCCTAATATTACTTTTCTTTTTGGTGCTAGCTGTACTCCTTTATTTTCAATCTCCTTACAGTGATATTAAAAACATTACGGTGAACGGTGCTAAACTAGCTGACGAACAATATTATTTAGATGCTAGTACACTTGCACCAGGAAAGTCGATGTGGGGTTTTACGGTTAAAGATGTAGAACAGGCTATATTGAAGGACAAATGGGTGCAAGAGGTACAAGTAAAGCGTAAATGGCTGAGAGGCGTAACGATTAATATTAAGGAATGGAAAAAAGTTGCGTATCTAGCGGGTGATGGAACCTATTATCCATTATTAGAGAATGGTAAAAAATTCGAGCAAGCTGGTGACAATATCCCCATTGATGCGCCCGTTTTTATTGGCATAACGGGGGAAAAAACAATTAACAAGCTTGTAGAGCAATTAGCCCGATTAAAACCTGAAGTTTTAGCTTTAATCTCACAAGTCAATACTAACAGTAATGAGGCCAATCCTAATGCGGTCAAGCTTTATATGAATGACGGCTATGAAGTACGTGCAGTGATACCAACATTAGCTGAAAAGCTAAATTATTATCCATCCATTGTTGCGCAAATTGCAGATTTAGAAAAGGGTGTTATCGACATAGAAGTCGGCTCTTATTACCGTCCCTTTAATGATGAGTACAACAAAGTGAACATTGATATGGAGGACAACCCTGATGGAAAAGTGGCCAATCAGGAAGTGAATGAAGATGAACAACAAGAAACAGAATAG